One Rissa tridactyla isolate bRisTri1 chromosome 1, bRisTri1.patW.cur.20221130, whole genome shotgun sequence DNA segment encodes these proteins:
- the DENND6B gene encoding protein DENND6B isoform X1, with the protein MDALSRAEPRPRRPAPASPLPWARFSAWLDCVCVVTFDLELGQAMELVYPYDFRLTEKEKTSICYLSFPDSYSGGLGDTQFSFRLRQSGGQRTTHYEDDGEYNREAPLTLQRESAHYFGYVYFRQVKDSSMKRGYFQKSLVLVSRLPYVNLFQSLLQLIAPEYFDKLEPCLEAVCNEIDQWPPPVPGQTLNLPVMGVVIQVRIPSRVDKPGSSPVKQFNQENLLPAPLVLPSVHELDLFRCFQPVLIHVQMLWELMLLGEPIVVMAPSPTVSSEMVLALTSCLAPLRYCCDYRPYFTIHDSEFKEYTTRTQAPPNIVVGVTNPFFIKTLQHWPHILRVGELRMSGDLPKQVKVKKLAKLKTLDTKPGIYTSYKTFLHKDKTLIKRLLKGIQRKRPSEVQSALLRRHLLELTQSFIIPLEHYIASLMPLQRAITPWKNPPQIRPFRQEDFMKTLEHAGPQLTCVLKGDWLGLYRRFFKSPNFDGWYRQRHKEMTQKLEALHLEAICEANIVAWMKDKSEVEIVDLVLKLREKLVRARCQHLPVKEETLQRVGLYIETIIGSLPEDLQTVLHHH; encoded by the exons TTGGTGTATCCTTATGACTTTAGACTAACAGAGAAAGAG aaAACGAGTATCTGCTACTTGTCCTTCCCAGACTCCTACTCAG GTGGCCTGGGGGATACTCAATTTAGCTTCCGCCTTCGTCAGTCTGGGGGACAGCGGACCACTCATTACGAGGATGACGGCGAGTACAATAGAGAAGCACCCCTAACGCTGCAG CGGGAGTCAGCTCATTACTTCGGTTATGTATACTTCAGGCAAGTCAAGGACAGCTCGATGAAGAGAGGTTATTTTCAGAAG TCTCTGGTGCTGGTGTCGCGCCTTCCATACGTGAACTTGTTCCAGTCGTTGCTGCAGCTGATTGCTCCGGAATACTTTGACAAGCTGGAGCCGTGCCTGGAGGCAG TGTGCAACGAGATTGATCAGTGGCCGCCTCCTGTGCCAGGACAGACTCTGAACCTTCCAGTGATGGGAGTTGTCATTCAG GTGAGAATCCCATCAAGGGTGGATAAACCAGGATCAAGCCCGGTGAAGCAGTTCAACCAAGAG aATCTGTTACCTGCCCCACTGGTTCTCCCCAGTGTTCATGAACTGGATCTTTTCAG GTGTTTCCAGCCAGTGCTCATTCACGTCCAGATGTTATGGGAGCTGATGTTACTGGGAGAGCCAATTGTTGTGATGGCACCGTCCCCTACAGTTTCTTCAGAAATGGTTCTGGCACTTACCAG CTGCCTTGCTCCTCTGAGGTACTGCTGTGACTACCGCCCCTATTTCACTATCCACGACAGTGAATTTAAGGAGTACACCACCAGGACACAAGCTCC GCCAAACATTGTTGTGGGAGTCACAAACCCTTTCTTTATCAAAACTCTCCAGCACTGGCCACACATTCTTCGGGTCGGGGAGCTCAGAATGTCAG GAGACCTGCCCAAGCAAGTCAAGGTGAAGAAGCTCGCTAAACTGAAAACTCTAGACACAAAACCAG GAATCTATACTTCgtataaaacatttcttcacaaaGACAAAACCCTGATCAAAAGACTCCTGAAG GGGATTCAGCGGAAACGCCCGTCTGAAGTCCAGAGTGCCCTTCTGAGGCGTCAcctcctggagctcacccagaGCTTCATTATTCCCCTG GAGCATTATATTGCAAGTCTGATGCCTCTGCAGAGGGCCATTACTCCATGGAAG AATCCTCCACAGATCCGTCCTTTCCGCCAGGAAGATTTCATGAAGACCCTTGAGCATGCTGGTCCCCAACTTACCTGTGTACTTAAGGGTGACTGGTTGGGCCTCTACAG GCGCTTCTTCAAGTCTCCCAACTTCGATGGCTGGTACCGTCAGAGGCACAAGGAGATGACCCAGAAGCTGGAGGCCCTTCATTTGGAGGCCATCTGTGAAGCG AACATTGTGGCCTGGATGAAGGACAAGTCCGAGGTGGAGATTGTAGACCTAGTGCTAAAACTTCGTGAGAAGCTG GTACGAGCCAGGTGCCAGCACCTGCCCGTGAAGGAGGAAACTCTGCAGCGCGTGGGCCTGTATATTGAGACCATCATTGGCTCCTTGCCGGAGGATCTCCAGACCGTGCTGCACCACCACTGA
- the LOC128908985 gene encoding uncharacterized protein LOC128908985 isoform X3: MPEMGATPWGAAKGGLSCQQRGPGCPAQGFAGSCSPKRRFPGWLLLLRCLCVTHRPCSRAVAPVPPWQPHTAAQPGAGRGFPALPSPRRGKAGRCGRGSSGGCSRETPSCSHGRGGPSRAAAPRGWQGTGHRPLRFARHQPRAPGHNLSGKTRFSLGFARSAVTDGHRPPAAASARDARSPVPSRALGQPRLPLRLLSVSLPQVFALTCIYLPASLLSLLGSGSVLAVTSRRRRCCHIQLRPLFLLALADFLAAAALLGTATIQLLPARLFIPAYAACPYGRMLATTFYAVSFLMVVVYAYEAYRTVQGWRAWHVAALQERSRCLESLWRGLPYILAWLVPALTLLGQLVARGTSTTDIAPRPIEPVVPWKGNRSHETYSLYCSSCLLLIRRAQDICFQYVGRKDVGLEGKIIFFLYLLLVLSCCTLLYRRVKLRCRRNAAEPLLTLEKDGFAGRSIRSVSNVSHYFQLVFLLCWAPAFLLTLLSFTSIRPASVFVLYVTTALTVSLQGFLHSLVYGWMRRNFRQEAVGERPSLRRPHGLKAFYDESLRAIP; the protein is encoded by the exons ATGCCGGAGATGGGGGCAACGCCGTGGGGTGCTGCAAAAGGCGGCCTCAGCTGCCAGCAAAGGGGTCCGGGCTGCCCGGCCCAGGGCTTTGCAGGCTCCTGCTCGCCCAAACGGCGCTTCCCAGGATGGCTGCTCCTGCTCCGCTGTCTCTGTGTGACACACCGGCCCTGCAGCCGAGCCGTGGCTCCGGTTCCTCCGTGGCAGCCCCACACAGCAGCGCAGCCCGGAGCGGGACGCGGCTTCCCGGCGCTCCCCAGCCCCAGGCGAGGGAAAGCCGGGCGCTGCGGCCGGGGAAGCTCGgggggatgcagcagggaaaccCCCTCCTGCAGCCACGGCCGAGGGGGCCCGTCCCGTGCAGCAGCACCGCGGGGCTGGCAAGGAACTGGCCACCGGCCCCTCCGCTTTGCCCGGCACCAGCCAAGGGCTCCCGGGCACAACCTCTCGGGGAAGACACGTTTTTCCCTCGGATTTGCCCGCTCTGCGGTGACAGACGGGCACCGGCCGCCCGCTGCTGCTTCAGCCAGGGATGCCCGAAGCCCTGTGCCCTCCCGCGCCCTGGGGCAGCCGAGGCTCCCGCTGCGGCTCCTCTCAGTCTCTCTCCCTCAGGTCTTCGCGCTGACGTGCATCTACCTGCCGGCCTCGCTGCTGAG CCTCCTGGGCAGTGGGTCGGTCCTCGCCGTCACCTCCCGGCGGAGGCGATGCTGCCACATCCAG CTTCGCCCCCTTTTCCTCCTCGCCCTGGCAGATTTCctggccgccgccgcgctgctgggcacagccaccatccagctgctgccagcccggCTCTTCATCCCGGCGTACGCTGCCTGCCCCTACGGACGGATGCTGGCCACG accTTCTACGCGGTCTCGTTCCTGATGGTGGTTGTCTACGCGTACGAAGCCTACCGCACCGTCCAGGGCTGGAGAGCCTGGCACGTCGCAGCTCTGCAG gagaggagcaggtgcCTGGAGAGCCTGTGGCGGGGGCTGCCCTACATCCTGGCCTG GCTGGTGCCGGCGCTCACGCTCCTGGGACAGCTGGTGGCCCGCGGCACCTCCACCACCGACATCGCCCCAAGGCCCATCGAGCCCGTCGTGCCGTGGAAAGGCAACCGCTCCCACGAGACCTACAGCCTTTACTGCTCCAG CTGCCTGCTCCTCATCCGCCGTGCCCAGGATATCTGCTTCCAG TACGTAGGGAGGAAGGACGTGGGCCTGGAGGGGAAAATCATCTTCTTCTTGTAcctgctgctggtgctgagctgctgcaCG CTCCTGTACCGCAGGGTGAAGCTCCGGTGCCGGAGGAACGCCGCGGAGCCCTTGCTGACCCTGGAGAAGGACGGCTTCGCAGGCAGGAGCATCCGCAGCGTCAGCAACGTCTCTCACTACTTCCAGCTGGTTTTCCTGCTCTGCTGGGCTCCAG ccttcctcctcaccctcctctccTTCACCAGCATCAGACCTGCCTCAGTCTTTGTCCTCTACGTTACTACG GCCCTGACCGTCTCCCTCCAGGGCTTCCTGCACAGCTTGGTCTACGGCTGGATGAGGCGAAACTTCCGTCAGGAGGCGGTGGGCGAGAGACCCTCCCTGCGGCGCCCCCACGGCCTCAAGGCTTTCTACGACGAGTCGCTGAGGGCCATTCCTTAG
- the LOC128908985 gene encoding uncharacterized protein LOC128908985 isoform X1: MPEMGATPWGAAKGGLSCQQRGPGCPAQGFAGSCSPKRRFPGWLLLLRCLCVTHRPCSRAVAPVPPWQPHTAAQPGAGRGFPALPSPRRGKAGRCGRGSSGGCSRETPSCSHGRGGPSRAAAPRGWQGTGHRPLRFARHQPRAPGHNLSGKTRFSLGFARSAVTDGHRPPAAASARDARSPVPSRALGQPRLPLRLLSVSLPQVFALTCIYLPASLLSLLGSGSVLAVTSRRRRCCHIQLRPLFLLALADFLAAAALLGTATIQLLPARLFIPAYAACPYGRMLATTFYAVSFLMVVVYAYEAYRTVQGWRAWHVAALQERSRCLESLWRGLPYILAWLVPALTLLGQLVARGTSTTDIAPRPIEPVVPWKGNRSHETYSLYCSSCLLLIRRAQDICFQYVGRKDVGLEGKIIFFLYLLLVLSCCTVSHRHSGASAGPGHSSQCAPANAAPAAQLLYRRVKLRCRRNAAEPLLTLEKDGFAGRSIRSVSNVSHYFQLVFLLCWAPAFLLTLLSFTSIRPASVFVLYVTTALTVSLQGFLHSLVYGWMRRNFRQEAVGERPSLRRPHGLKAFYDESLRAIP; this comes from the exons ATGCCGGAGATGGGGGCAACGCCGTGGGGTGCTGCAAAAGGCGGCCTCAGCTGCCAGCAAAGGGGTCCGGGCTGCCCGGCCCAGGGCTTTGCAGGCTCCTGCTCGCCCAAACGGCGCTTCCCAGGATGGCTGCTCCTGCTCCGCTGTCTCTGTGTGACACACCGGCCCTGCAGCCGAGCCGTGGCTCCGGTTCCTCCGTGGCAGCCCCACACAGCAGCGCAGCCCGGAGCGGGACGCGGCTTCCCGGCGCTCCCCAGCCCCAGGCGAGGGAAAGCCGGGCGCTGCGGCCGGGGAAGCTCGgggggatgcagcagggaaaccCCCTCCTGCAGCCACGGCCGAGGGGGCCCGTCCCGTGCAGCAGCACCGCGGGGCTGGCAAGGAACTGGCCACCGGCCCCTCCGCTTTGCCCGGCACCAGCCAAGGGCTCCCGGGCACAACCTCTCGGGGAAGACACGTTTTTCCCTCGGATTTGCCCGCTCTGCGGTGACAGACGGGCACCGGCCGCCCGCTGCTGCTTCAGCCAGGGATGCCCGAAGCCCTGTGCCCTCCCGCGCCCTGGGGCAGCCGAGGCTCCCGCTGCGGCTCCTCTCAGTCTCTCTCCCTCAGGTCTTCGCGCTGACGTGCATCTACCTGCCGGCCTCGCTGCTGAG CCTCCTGGGCAGTGGGTCGGTCCTCGCCGTCACCTCCCGGCGGAGGCGATGCTGCCACATCCAG CTTCGCCCCCTTTTCCTCCTCGCCCTGGCAGATTTCctggccgccgccgcgctgctgggcacagccaccatccagctgctgccagcccggCTCTTCATCCCGGCGTACGCTGCCTGCCCCTACGGACGGATGCTGGCCACG accTTCTACGCGGTCTCGTTCCTGATGGTGGTTGTCTACGCGTACGAAGCCTACCGCACCGTCCAGGGCTGGAGAGCCTGGCACGTCGCAGCTCTGCAG gagaggagcaggtgcCTGGAGAGCCTGTGGCGGGGGCTGCCCTACATCCTGGCCTG GCTGGTGCCGGCGCTCACGCTCCTGGGACAGCTGGTGGCCCGCGGCACCTCCACCACCGACATCGCCCCAAGGCCCATCGAGCCCGTCGTGCCGTGGAAAGGCAACCGCTCCCACGAGACCTACAGCCTTTACTGCTCCAG CTGCCTGCTCCTCATCCGCCGTGCCCAGGATATCTGCTTCCAG TACGTAGGGAGGAAGGACGTGGGCCTGGAGGGGAAAATCATCTTCTTCTTGTAcctgctgctggtgctgagctgctgcaCGGTAAGCCATCGGCACAGCGGGGCAAGCGCGGGGCCCGGCCACAGCAGCCAGTGCGCCCCGGCCAACGCTGCTCCTGCCGCCCAGCTCCTGTACCGCAGGGTGAAGCTCCGGTGCCGGAGGAACGCCGCGGAGCCCTTGCTGACCCTGGAGAAGGACGGCTTCGCAGGCAGGAGCATCCGCAGCGTCAGCAACGTCTCTCACTACTTCCAGCTGGTTTTCCTGCTCTGCTGGGCTCCAG ccttcctcctcaccctcctctccTTCACCAGCATCAGACCTGCCTCAGTCTTTGTCCTCTACGTTACTACG GCCCTGACCGTCTCCCTCCAGGGCTTCCTGCACAGCTTGGTCTACGGCTGGATGAGGCGAAACTTCCGTCAGGAGGCGGTGGGCGAGAGACCCTCCCTGCGGCGCCCCCACGGCCTCAAGGCTTTCTACGACGAGTCGCTGAGGGCCATTCCTTAG
- the DENND6B gene encoding protein DENND6B isoform X2 — protein sequence MACGFGLSLCCSLHFIFSFGAPCGLGDTQFSFRLRQSGGQRTTHYEDDGEYNREAPLTLQRESAHYFGYVYFRQVKDSSMKRGYFQKSLVLVSRLPYVNLFQSLLQLIAPEYFDKLEPCLEAVCNEIDQWPPPVPGQTLNLPVMGVVIQVRIPSRVDKPGSSPVKQFNQENLLPAPLVLPSVHELDLFRCFQPVLIHVQMLWELMLLGEPIVVMAPSPTVSSEMVLALTSCLAPLRYCCDYRPYFTIHDSEFKEYTTRTQAPPNIVVGVTNPFFIKTLQHWPHILRVGELRMSGDLPKQVKVKKLAKLKTLDTKPGIYTSYKTFLHKDKTLIKRLLKGIQRKRPSEVQSALLRRHLLELTQSFIIPLEHYIASLMPLQRAITPWKNPPQIRPFRQEDFMKTLEHAGPQLTCVLKGDWLGLYRRFFKSPNFDGWYRQRHKEMTQKLEALHLEAICEANIVAWMKDKSEVEIVDLVLKLREKLVRARCQHLPVKEETLQRVGLYIETIIGSLPEDLQTVLHHH from the exons ATGGCT TGCGGTTTTGGGCTTTCTTTATGCTGTTCTCTccacttcattttcagttttggagCTCCTT GTGGCCTGGGGGATACTCAATTTAGCTTCCGCCTTCGTCAGTCTGGGGGACAGCGGACCACTCATTACGAGGATGACGGCGAGTACAATAGAGAAGCACCCCTAACGCTGCAG CGGGAGTCAGCTCATTACTTCGGTTATGTATACTTCAGGCAAGTCAAGGACAGCTCGATGAAGAGAGGTTATTTTCAGAAG TCTCTGGTGCTGGTGTCGCGCCTTCCATACGTGAACTTGTTCCAGTCGTTGCTGCAGCTGATTGCTCCGGAATACTTTGACAAGCTGGAGCCGTGCCTGGAGGCAG TGTGCAACGAGATTGATCAGTGGCCGCCTCCTGTGCCAGGACAGACTCTGAACCTTCCAGTGATGGGAGTTGTCATTCAG GTGAGAATCCCATCAAGGGTGGATAAACCAGGATCAAGCCCGGTGAAGCAGTTCAACCAAGAG aATCTGTTACCTGCCCCACTGGTTCTCCCCAGTGTTCATGAACTGGATCTTTTCAG GTGTTTCCAGCCAGTGCTCATTCACGTCCAGATGTTATGGGAGCTGATGTTACTGGGAGAGCCAATTGTTGTGATGGCACCGTCCCCTACAGTTTCTTCAGAAATGGTTCTGGCACTTACCAG CTGCCTTGCTCCTCTGAGGTACTGCTGTGACTACCGCCCCTATTTCACTATCCACGACAGTGAATTTAAGGAGTACACCACCAGGACACAAGCTCC GCCAAACATTGTTGTGGGAGTCACAAACCCTTTCTTTATCAAAACTCTCCAGCACTGGCCACACATTCTTCGGGTCGGGGAGCTCAGAATGTCAG GAGACCTGCCCAAGCAAGTCAAGGTGAAGAAGCTCGCTAAACTGAAAACTCTAGACACAAAACCAG GAATCTATACTTCgtataaaacatttcttcacaaaGACAAAACCCTGATCAAAAGACTCCTGAAG GGGATTCAGCGGAAACGCCCGTCTGAAGTCCAGAGTGCCCTTCTGAGGCGTCAcctcctggagctcacccagaGCTTCATTATTCCCCTG GAGCATTATATTGCAAGTCTGATGCCTCTGCAGAGGGCCATTACTCCATGGAAG AATCCTCCACAGATCCGTCCTTTCCGCCAGGAAGATTTCATGAAGACCCTTGAGCATGCTGGTCCCCAACTTACCTGTGTACTTAAGGGTGACTGGTTGGGCCTCTACAG GCGCTTCTTCAAGTCTCCCAACTTCGATGGCTGGTACCGTCAGAGGCACAAGGAGATGACCCAGAAGCTGGAGGCCCTTCATTTGGAGGCCATCTGTGAAGCG AACATTGTGGCCTGGATGAAGGACAAGTCCGAGGTGGAGATTGTAGACCTAGTGCTAAAACTTCGTGAGAAGCTG GTACGAGCCAGGTGCCAGCACCTGCCCGTGAAGGAGGAAACTCTGCAGCGCGTGGGCCTGTATATTGAGACCATCATTGGCTCCTTGCCGGAGGATCTCCAGACCGTGCTGCACCACCACTGA
- the LOC128908985 gene encoding uncharacterized protein LOC128908985 isoform X2, with amino-acid sequence MPEMGATPWGAAKGGLSCQQRGPGCPAQGFAGSCSPKRRFPGWLLLLRCLCVTHRPCSRAVAPVPPWQPHTAAQPGAGRGFPALPSPRRGKAGRCGRGSSGGCSRETPSCSHGRGGPSRAAAPRGWQGTGHRPLRFARHQPRAPGHNLSGKTRFSLGFARSAVTDGHRPPAAASARDARSPVPSRALGQPRLPLRLLSVSLPQVFALTCIYLPASLLSLLGSGSVLAVTSRRRRCCHIQLRPLFLLALADFLAAAALLGTATIQLLPARLFIPAYAACPYGRMLATTFYAVSFLMVVVYAYEAYRTVQGWRAWHVAALQERSRCLESLWRGLPYILAWLVPALTLLGQLVARGTSTTDIAPRPIEPVVPWKGNRSHETYSLYCSSCLLLIRRAQDICFQYVGRKDVGLEGKIIFFLYLLLVLSCCTVSHRHSGASAGPGHSSQCAPANAAPAAQLLYRRVKLRCRRNAAEPLLTLEKDGFAGRSIRSVSNVSHYFQLVFLLCWAPAFLLTLLSFTSIRPASVFVLYVTTVSKNLVSWAPELGHLSRSDMSEVMG; translated from the exons ATGCCGGAGATGGGGGCAACGCCGTGGGGTGCTGCAAAAGGCGGCCTCAGCTGCCAGCAAAGGGGTCCGGGCTGCCCGGCCCAGGGCTTTGCAGGCTCCTGCTCGCCCAAACGGCGCTTCCCAGGATGGCTGCTCCTGCTCCGCTGTCTCTGTGTGACACACCGGCCCTGCAGCCGAGCCGTGGCTCCGGTTCCTCCGTGGCAGCCCCACACAGCAGCGCAGCCCGGAGCGGGACGCGGCTTCCCGGCGCTCCCCAGCCCCAGGCGAGGGAAAGCCGGGCGCTGCGGCCGGGGAAGCTCGgggggatgcagcagggaaaccCCCTCCTGCAGCCACGGCCGAGGGGGCCCGTCCCGTGCAGCAGCACCGCGGGGCTGGCAAGGAACTGGCCACCGGCCCCTCCGCTTTGCCCGGCACCAGCCAAGGGCTCCCGGGCACAACCTCTCGGGGAAGACACGTTTTTCCCTCGGATTTGCCCGCTCTGCGGTGACAGACGGGCACCGGCCGCCCGCTGCTGCTTCAGCCAGGGATGCCCGAAGCCCTGTGCCCTCCCGCGCCCTGGGGCAGCCGAGGCTCCCGCTGCGGCTCCTCTCAGTCTCTCTCCCTCAGGTCTTCGCGCTGACGTGCATCTACCTGCCGGCCTCGCTGCTGAG CCTCCTGGGCAGTGGGTCGGTCCTCGCCGTCACCTCCCGGCGGAGGCGATGCTGCCACATCCAG CTTCGCCCCCTTTTCCTCCTCGCCCTGGCAGATTTCctggccgccgccgcgctgctgggcacagccaccatccagctgctgccagcccggCTCTTCATCCCGGCGTACGCTGCCTGCCCCTACGGACGGATGCTGGCCACG accTTCTACGCGGTCTCGTTCCTGATGGTGGTTGTCTACGCGTACGAAGCCTACCGCACCGTCCAGGGCTGGAGAGCCTGGCACGTCGCAGCTCTGCAG gagaggagcaggtgcCTGGAGAGCCTGTGGCGGGGGCTGCCCTACATCCTGGCCTG GCTGGTGCCGGCGCTCACGCTCCTGGGACAGCTGGTGGCCCGCGGCACCTCCACCACCGACATCGCCCCAAGGCCCATCGAGCCCGTCGTGCCGTGGAAAGGCAACCGCTCCCACGAGACCTACAGCCTTTACTGCTCCAG CTGCCTGCTCCTCATCCGCCGTGCCCAGGATATCTGCTTCCAG TACGTAGGGAGGAAGGACGTGGGCCTGGAGGGGAAAATCATCTTCTTCTTGTAcctgctgctggtgctgagctgctgcaCGGTAAGCCATCGGCACAGCGGGGCAAGCGCGGGGCCCGGCCACAGCAGCCAGTGCGCCCCGGCCAACGCTGCTCCTGCCGCCCAGCTCCTGTACCGCAGGGTGAAGCTCCGGTGCCGGAGGAACGCCGCGGAGCCCTTGCTGACCCTGGAGAAGGACGGCTTCGCAGGCAGGAGCATCCGCAGCGTCAGCAACGTCTCTCACTACTTCCAGCTGGTTTTCCTGCTCTGCTGGGCTCCAG ccttcctcctcaccctcctctccTTCACCAGCATCAGACCTGCCTCAGTCTTTGTCCTCTACGTTACTACGGTAAGTAAAAACCTGGTTTCCTGGGCTCCGGAGCTGGGACATTTGTCCCGATCGGACATGTCAGAGGTGATGGGGTGA
- the LOC128908985 gene encoding uncharacterized protein LOC128908985 isoform X4 — MANEEEQPSALSDNQVFALTCIYLPASLLSLLGSGSVLAVTSRRRRCCHIQLRPLFLLALADFLAAAALLGTATIQLLPARLFIPAYAACPYGRMLATTFYAVSFLMVVVYAYEAYRTVQGWRAWHVAALQERSRCLESLWRGLPYILAWLVPALTLLGQLVARGTSTTDIAPRPIEPVVPWKGNRSHETYSLYCSSCLLLIRRAQDICFQYVGRKDVGLEGKIIFFLYLLLVLSCCTVSHRHSGASAGPGHSSQCAPANAAPAAQLLYRRVKLRCRRNAAEPLLTLEKDGFAGRSIRSVSNVSHYFQLVFLLCWAPAFLLTLLSFTSIRPASVFVLYVTTALTVSLQGFLHSLVYGWMRRNFRQEAVGERPSLRRPHGLKAFYDESLRAIP, encoded by the exons ATGGCGAACGAAGAGGAACAGCCGTCGGCTCTCTCGGATAACCAG GTCTTCGCGCTGACGTGCATCTACCTGCCGGCCTCGCTGCTGAG CCTCCTGGGCAGTGGGTCGGTCCTCGCCGTCACCTCCCGGCGGAGGCGATGCTGCCACATCCAG CTTCGCCCCCTTTTCCTCCTCGCCCTGGCAGATTTCctggccgccgccgcgctgctgggcacagccaccatccagctgctgccagcccggCTCTTCATCCCGGCGTACGCTGCCTGCCCCTACGGACGGATGCTGGCCACG accTTCTACGCGGTCTCGTTCCTGATGGTGGTTGTCTACGCGTACGAAGCCTACCGCACCGTCCAGGGCTGGAGAGCCTGGCACGTCGCAGCTCTGCAG gagaggagcaggtgcCTGGAGAGCCTGTGGCGGGGGCTGCCCTACATCCTGGCCTG GCTGGTGCCGGCGCTCACGCTCCTGGGACAGCTGGTGGCCCGCGGCACCTCCACCACCGACATCGCCCCAAGGCCCATCGAGCCCGTCGTGCCGTGGAAAGGCAACCGCTCCCACGAGACCTACAGCCTTTACTGCTCCAG CTGCCTGCTCCTCATCCGCCGTGCCCAGGATATCTGCTTCCAG TACGTAGGGAGGAAGGACGTGGGCCTGGAGGGGAAAATCATCTTCTTCTTGTAcctgctgctggtgctgagctgctgcaCGGTAAGCCATCGGCACAGCGGGGCAAGCGCGGGGCCCGGCCACAGCAGCCAGTGCGCCCCGGCCAACGCTGCTCCTGCCGCCCAGCTCCTGTACCGCAGGGTGAAGCTCCGGTGCCGGAGGAACGCCGCGGAGCCCTTGCTGACCCTGGAGAAGGACGGCTTCGCAGGCAGGAGCATCCGCAGCGTCAGCAACGTCTCTCACTACTTCCAGCTGGTTTTCCTGCTCTGCTGGGCTCCAG ccttcctcctcaccctcctctccTTCACCAGCATCAGACCTGCCTCAGTCTTTGTCCTCTACGTTACTACG GCCCTGACCGTCTCCCTCCAGGGCTTCCTGCACAGCTTGGTCTACGGCTGGATGAGGCGAAACTTCCGTCAGGAGGCGGTGGGCGAGAGACCCTCCCTGCGGCGCCCCCACGGCCTCAAGGCTTTCTACGACGAGTCGCTGAGGGCCATTCCTTAG